In the genome of Nitrospirota bacterium, one region contains:
- a CDS encoding antitoxin family protein: protein MAKSIEAVFEDGVLKSLSPLNFKKYEKVKIFIERAESVARSTNGLIKGLDDKIINELAQSPEFLPEEA, encoded by the coding sequence ATGGCAAAATCTATTGAAGCTGTTTTTGAAGACGGGGTATTAAAATCATTAAGCCCCCTGAATTTCAAAAAATATGAGAAGGTAAAAATCTTTATTGAAAGGGCTGAAAGCGTCGCCCGGTCTACCAACGGATTAATCAAAGGGCTAGACGATAAAATAATTAATGAACTTGCACAGTCTCCCGAATTTCTTCCTGAAGAGGCTTAA
- a CDS encoding type IV toxin-antitoxin system AbiEi family antitoxin domain-containing protein: MSTISHMQRSQVKEALGIHSQILTRLVREGAVERIARGQYRLPDQPVTEHHTLAIVARAVPDGVVCLISALSFHGIGTELPPYVWVAIDRRARQPSLRYPPLRIVRFSGKALISGIEVHRIEEQPVRVYNIAKTLADLFKYRNKVGLNVALEALREAWKERRFTMDDLDHYARICRVQRVMSPYLEALVA, encoded by the coding sequence ATGAGTACAATTTCACACATGCAACGATCTCAAGTCAAAGAAGCTCTGGGAATCCACAGTCAAATCCTCACACGGCTTGTCCGCGAGGGAGCCGTCGAGCGTATCGCCCGGGGACAATACCGCCTCCCTGATCAACCGGTCACCGAGCATCACACGCTTGCCATCGTTGCCCGCGCTGTACCGGATGGTGTTGTCTGCCTGATTTCCGCGCTGAGCTTTCATGGCATCGGAACTGAACTTCCACCTTACGTTTGGGTTGCCATTGATCGACGGGCGAGACAACCGAGCCTTCGCTATCCGCCGCTGCGTATCGTGAGATTCAGCGGAAAAGCGCTGATCTCAGGCATTGAGGTACACCGCATCGAGGAACAACCGGTGAGAGTGTACAATATTGCCAAAACTCTTGCGGACCTCTTCAAATACCGCAACAAGGTCGGCCTGAACGTTGCCCTGGAAGCCTTGCGCGAAGCCTGGAAAGAGCGCCGCTTCACCATGGACGACCTGGATCACTACGCACGGATTTGCCGTGTGCAACGTGTCATGTCACCCTATCTGGAGGCATTGGTCGCATGA
- a CDS encoding nucleotidyl transferase AbiEii/AbiGii toxin family protein, translating to MSAATRGLAQSVHTQLVRHAQSLRVDVNLLLTRFATERFLYRLSRSPHAERFVLKGALLMLVWFGETIRPTRDADLLGFGDFSDEALTNIFQDICAVEVEPDAMIYLKDSIRVSAIRPEDAYGGRRVTLGAQLGSARLRVQVDVGIGDAVLPPPEWLDYPSLLELPRPRLRAYRPETVIAEKFHAMVVLGAKNSRMRDFFDVYILATLQSFDGEPLAGALRATFERRRTAIPCGLPLALTPEFVAMPEKQAQWRAFLKKNGLASAPDDLGQVIRQLAPFLEPVIKAAQTAVPFVRVWKPGGTWR from the coding sequence ATGAGCGCCGCAACTCGTGGTCTGGCTCAGTCGGTGCACACACAGCTCGTCCGGCATGCCCAATCCCTGCGTGTGGACGTAAACCTCCTGCTGACTCGTTTTGCGACCGAACGTTTTCTTTACCGGCTGTCCCGCTCACCACACGCCGAGCGTTTTGTTCTAAAGGGCGCGCTCCTGATGCTCGTTTGGTTCGGTGAGACGATCCGCCCTACACGCGACGCCGATCTGCTCGGTTTCGGAGACTTTTCGGATGAAGCGCTGACCAATATCTTTCAGGATATATGTGCCGTTGAAGTCGAGCCTGACGCCATGATCTACCTGAAAGATTCTATTCGGGTCTCAGCCATCCGTCCGGAAGACGCCTACGGCGGCAGGCGGGTGACATTGGGAGCCCAGCTCGGGTCAGCCCGTCTTCGCGTGCAGGTAGATGTGGGGATTGGGGATGCTGTACTGCCGCCGCCCGAGTGGCTGGACTATCCGAGTTTGCTCGAACTGCCGCGCCCCCGGTTGCGGGCTTACCGGCCAGAAACAGTCATCGCTGAGAAGTTCCACGCCATGGTTGTTCTTGGCGCAAAGAACAGCCGCATGCGAGATTTTTTTGATGTGTACATATTGGCGACGTTGCAATCATTCGATGGTGAGCCGCTTGCGGGCGCACTGCGGGCGACCTTCGAGCGAAGGCGTACCGCTATCCCTTGCGGGCTACCGCTCGCTCTAACCCCGGAGTTTGTTGCCATGCCGGAAAAACAGGCACAGTGGCGGGCATTTTTAAAGAAGAATGGTCTGGCCTCAGCACCGGATGACCTTGGGCAAGTCATCAGGCAACTCGCCCCATTCCTCGAACCTGTAATCAAAGCCGCACAAACAGCTGTCCCTTTTGTCAGAGTTTGGAAACCCGGCGGCACCTGGAGATAG